From Sulfuricaulis sp., one genomic window encodes:
- a CDS encoding leucyl aminopeptidase family protein, translating to MYSDIPKIRQEANRLAAKTLDIHANAIFLVPAKNADLNALPYGKEIAQRLKRAGHKLDSSKPFVTDLPNPNATRVAIAGIDPASSAFELLTLARQLVAAHKAQKPGSIAVACFGLKPKDAERACEAVLAAILAANFSLPDYKSKPEKPAKLREIHIYGHVAPDDYARTIAEAKGNNLARYLTALPPNELTPGNYRRRVEKLAREYGWKTEFLDIRKLKTRGAGAFLAVAQGSPEPDAGILRLCYAPKKKSSKSALALVGKGICFDTGGTNLKPARHMHGMHEDMEGSAVALGTLLALTELKVDFPIDAWLALAQNHIGPKAYKQNDVVKAANGKTIEVMHTDAEGRMVLADTLYFASREKPKLIVDFATLTGACVGALSTRMSGTLTNREKLVPVLIEAGNASGERVWPFPLPKDYEDALKSDIADIKQCTLDNDADHILAATFLKKFLVNDPDWVHVDLSAGNHKGGLAHIPTDTTGFGVRFTLNLLMDQKVLS from the coding sequence ATGTATTCCGACATTCCGAAGATCAGGCAAGAAGCCAACCGTTTGGCCGCCAAAACACTCGATATCCACGCCAATGCGATTTTCCTGGTACCGGCCAAGAATGCCGATCTGAATGCACTGCCCTACGGAAAGGAAATCGCCCAGCGCCTCAAGCGTGCCGGCCATAAACTCGACAGTAGCAAACCCTTTGTCACCGATCTGCCCAATCCGAACGCCACCCGTGTCGCCATTGCCGGGATTGATCCGGCATCCAGCGCCTTTGAACTGCTGACGCTCGCGCGCCAGCTCGTTGCCGCGCATAAGGCCCAGAAACCCGGAAGCATCGCCGTGGCCTGCTTCGGTCTCAAGCCGAAGGACGCGGAACGCGCCTGCGAAGCCGTACTGGCAGCCATACTGGCCGCGAATTTCTCCCTGCCGGATTACAAAAGCAAACCGGAGAAGCCGGCCAAGCTTCGCGAGATACATATATATGGTCACGTGGCGCCGGACGACTATGCCCGCACCATCGCGGAAGCCAAAGGCAACAATCTGGCGCGTTATCTCACGGCCCTGCCGCCCAATGAACTGACGCCCGGTAATTATCGCCGTCGCGTCGAAAAACTCGCGCGCGAATACGGCTGGAAAACCGAATTTCTCGACATCCGCAAACTGAAGACGCGCGGCGCCGGCGCCTTCCTCGCCGTGGCCCAGGGTAGCCCGGAACCGGACGCCGGCATCCTGCGACTGTGTTACGCACCCAAAAAGAAATCATCCAAATCCGCCCTCGCGCTGGTCGGCAAAGGCATCTGCTTCGACACTGGCGGCACCAATCTCAAGCCCGCGCGCCACATGCACGGCATGCACGAAGACATGGAAGGCAGCGCCGTCGCCCTCGGTACACTGCTCGCGCTGACGGAACTGAAAGTAGATTTTCCGATAGATGCCTGGCTGGCGCTGGCGCAGAACCATATCGGCCCCAAGGCTTATAAACAGAACGATGTGGTGAAAGCTGCCAACGGCAAAACCATCGAGGTCATGCACACCGATGCGGAAGGCCGCATGGTCTTGGCCGACACGCTTTATTTTGCCTCGCGGGAAAAACCGAAACTGATCGTGGACTTCGCGACGTTGACCGGCGCCTGCGTCGGCGCGCTCAGCACGCGCATGAGCGGCACGCTGACCAATCGCGAGAAACTGGTTCCGGTATTGATCGAAGCCGGCAACGCCTCCGGCGAACGTGTCTGGCCGTTCCCACTGCCAAAGGACTATGAAGACGCACTCAAAAGCGACATCGCCGACATCAAGCAATGCACGCTCGACAACGACGCCGACCACATCCTCGCGGCGACGTTTCTGAAAAAGTTCCTGGTCAACGATCCGGATTGGGTGCACGTGGATTTGTCGGCGGGAAATCACAAGGGTGGGCTTGCCCATATTCCAACGGATACGACGGGGTTTGGGGTCAGGTTTACCTTGAATTTGTTGATGGATCAGAAGGTCCTGAGTTAA
- a CDS encoding VPLPA-CTERM sorting domain-containing protein has product MFLSKQALLRLAFLTSLLGIALTDSANAATFSIGSMNITNGTYIVWDSNNALLVNPSTGSSISPITYFGPNTNLVSGYIGNGGGGLPSSTSDSASIFGGIWFGSPFNTYTAASNLGDDSSPTGSIVGGPVPTGTLDDISGTITMNLSSLFGNWGNVDFNAGSGKSVGITTWFATGNWNPLTGDYSMSWVSTVDSTVGGPCLPTSCAVEFTLGGTVTPVPVPASFWLLGSGLMSVLALARRKRTFTST; this is encoded by the coding sequence ATGTTTCTATCCAAGCAGGCACTATTGCGCCTTGCATTCCTGACGTCACTATTGGGAATCGCGCTGACAGATAGCGCTAATGCAGCGACCTTCAGTATTGGCAGCATGAACATCACTAATGGCACCTATATCGTTTGGGACAGCAATAATGCGCTGCTTGTAAATCCGAGTACCGGAAGTAGTATTTCCCCAATCACTTACTTTGGACCAAATACAAATCTCGTCAGCGGTTATATTGGAAACGGTGGTGGAGGTCTGCCAAGTTCCACCTCCGACTCTGCCTCGATATTTGGAGGAATATGGTTTGGTTCTCCCTTTAATACATATACAGCGGCATCAAACCTAGGGGATGATTCGTCGCCTACCGGAAGCATCGTTGGAGGACCGGTTCCTACAGGAACACTTGACGATATCAGTGGCACAATCACAATGAATCTAAGCAGTCTGTTTGGGAATTGGGGCAATGTCGACTTCAACGCAGGTTCTGGTAAAAGCGTCGGAATTACCACGTGGTTTGCTACCGGAAACTGGAACCCATTAACCGGGGACTACTCTATGTCTTGGGTTTCGACAGTAGATTCAACCGTCGGGGGACCCTGCTTGCCTACTTCGTGCGCTGTCGAGTTTACTCTCGGAGGCACAGTTACCCCGGTACCGGTTCCGGCCTCATTCTGGCTGCTCGGTTCCGGATTGATGAGCGTACTCGCGCTGGCAAGGAGAAAACGTACCTTCACATCAACCTGA
- a CDS encoding CHASE2 domain-containing protein, translated as MQAHNPLQGFARFFLLPLSSLSDRLGNWFYVGLAVVVSAVAVFAIATGSTAGMKNKAYDLIMKSRFQHPAADTDIVIVDIDEPALAAMAPEYGRWPWPRNIMGELVEGIAAQQPKAIVFDIAFSDPDVFNIEGDRYFRGVIAAAPNTFFPMIRLNEENDSLSELRVMQLPGASKLDPAAPDSATMAVILPFFFDALTDHRLGTNNIYTGEDGMVRTYDVYADEYGWRVGSLPANVAAALGVPLPDQTDILLNWRGKPPSYRRVSFHEIYFDLLKSKKTRPVDEFAGKIVIIGSTAPSLFDLKTTPMAKAHPGVEILASAIDNLKKGDYLTELPPWIYILVTLISVVLLTIAFVYNIDHRIVNLTFTVLQSGFLAVSYLTLNFSTIFVDLTAPFAFSLAYFTVARFNYMFAGFRRSGQPFFSTALDEGNACRVVLAQCHIHLNNRRARLGLGASLKKQVGLSRYGLVTSPFFKGMPLLHAFFHDTMVFYWLVSADQSAEVLQDVISVMERSMPAIRKSARRASKDGPVVTWLLHGFAFTVDAEGTWRLKGEEGMAKLFALASKTGKAGGGEVIRVIATKEFIESCRGTEGLKVSEELEKAGLKLQRA; from the coding sequence ATGCAAGCCCATAATCCGCTCCAAGGTTTCGCACGTTTCTTTCTGCTGCCGCTGTCCTCGCTATCAGACCGGCTCGGAAACTGGTTTTACGTCGGTCTTGCGGTCGTGGTGAGTGCCGTGGCGGTGTTCGCCATCGCCACCGGCTCGACCGCCGGCATGAAAAACAAGGCCTACGACCTGATCATGAAGTCGCGCTTCCAGCATCCCGCGGCTGATACGGACATTGTGATCGTGGACATCGACGAGCCGGCTTTGGCCGCCATGGCGCCGGAGTACGGCCGCTGGCCGTGGCCGCGCAACATCATGGGCGAGCTGGTGGAAGGCATCGCGGCGCAACAGCCGAAAGCTATCGTGTTCGACATCGCCTTCAGCGATCCGGATGTGTTCAACATCGAGGGCGACAGATATTTCCGCGGCGTGATTGCCGCCGCGCCCAACACGTTTTTCCCGATGATCCGGCTGAACGAGGAAAATGACTCGCTGAGCGAACTGCGTGTCATGCAGCTGCCCGGCGCATCGAAACTCGACCCGGCAGCGCCCGACAGCGCCACCATGGCGGTAATCCTGCCATTCTTTTTCGACGCGCTGACGGATCACCGGTTGGGCACCAATAATATCTACACCGGCGAAGACGGCATGGTCCGGACCTACGATGTTTACGCCGATGAATACGGCTGGCGCGTGGGTTCGCTGCCGGCTAACGTGGCGGCGGCCTTGGGAGTACCGTTGCCGGACCAGACCGACATCCTGCTCAACTGGCGTGGCAAGCCGCCGTCGTACCGACGCGTGTCCTTCCATGAGATTTACTTCGATCTGCTGAAAAGCAAGAAGACGCGCCCCGTGGACGAGTTCGCCGGCAAGATCGTCATTATCGGTTCCACCGCGCCATCGCTGTTCGATCTGAAAACAACTCCAATGGCGAAGGCGCACCCGGGCGTGGAGATCCTGGCGTCCGCCATCGACAACCTGAAAAAGGGCGACTACCTTACCGAACTGCCGCCATGGATTTATATCCTGGTCACACTGATATCGGTCGTGCTGCTCACGATCGCATTCGTGTACAACATCGACCATCGCATAGTGAACCTGACTTTTACCGTCTTGCAATCCGGTTTCCTGGCAGTATCGTATCTCACGCTCAATTTCTCCACGATCTTCGTGGACCTCACGGCGCCGTTTGCCTTCAGCCTGGCGTATTTCACCGTGGCTCGCTTCAACTACATGTTCGCGGGTTTTCGCCGCAGCGGCCAGCCGTTTTTTTCCACGGCGCTTGATGAAGGCAATGCCTGTCGCGTGGTACTGGCACAGTGTCATATTCATCTTAATAACCGCCGCGCCCGTCTCGGGCTCGGTGCTTCGCTCAAGAAACAGGTCGGCCTGTCGCGTTACGGGCTCGTCACCTCGCCGTTTTTCAAGGGCATGCCGCTGTTGCATGCCTTTTTTCACGACACCATGGTGTTCTATTGGCTGGTGTCGGCGGACCAATCAGCCGAGGTGTTGCAGGACGTGATATCGGTGATGGAGCGTTCCATGCCGGCGATCAGGAAATCGGCGCGTCGCGCATCGAAAGACGGCCCCGTCGTGACTTGGTTGCTGCACGGTTTTGCCTTCACGGTGGACGCCGAGGGAACCTGGCGCCTTAAGGGCGAGGAAGGAATGGCGAAGCTGTTCGCCCTGGCGTCCAAGACCGGGAAGGCCGGTGGCGGGGAGGTCATTCGCGTGATCGCGACGAAGGAATTTATCGAATCCTGTCGCGGCACGGAGGGCCTGAAGGTTTCGGAGGAATTGGAGAAAGCTGGGTTAAAGTTGCAACGCGCGTGA
- a CDS encoding urate hydroxylase PuuD, translating to MELIIVRWLHIFAGIIWIGLLYYFNFVQAVALPKAKADNTAAGITKHIAPQALLWFRWAALATWILGAYYLERAGIGLGNAFMLKSAAASIGIGAWLGTIMLFNVWVLIWPNQKKVLGLVQADDATKAKAARIAFLASRTNTMLSIPMLFFMVAGSAGPGHGLPHM from the coding sequence ATGGAACTGATTATTGTCCGCTGGTTGCACATCTTCGCCGGCATTATCTGGATCGGCCTGCTTTATTACTTCAATTTCGTCCAGGCCGTGGCACTGCCCAAGGCCAAAGCCGATAACACCGCCGCCGGCATCACCAAACACATTGCGCCCCAGGCACTGTTGTGGTTCCGCTGGGCCGCGCTCGCGACCTGGATTCTCGGCGCCTACTACCTCGAACGCGCCGGCATCGGCCTCGGCAACGCCTTCATGCTCAAGAGCGCAGCCGCCTCCATCGGCATCGGCGCCTGGCTCGGCACGATTATGCTCTTTAACGTATGGGTGCTGATCTGGCCCAATCAGAAAAAGGTGCTGGGCCTGGTCCAGGCCGATGACGCCACCAAGGCCAAGGCCGCACGCATCGCCTTTCTGGCCTCGCGCACCAACACCATGCTGTCCATCCCGATGCTGTTCTTCATGGTCGCTGGCAGCGCGGGACCGGGACACGGCCTGCCGCATATGTAA